A single window of Streptomyces griseoviridis DNA harbors:
- a CDS encoding ferredoxin — translation MRIVVDLNRCQGYAQCVFLAPETFAPHGEESLMYTPAVPEGGLARVRAAAAACPVRAILVGERAGPGAG, via the coding sequence ATGCGGATCGTCGTCGATCTCAACCGGTGCCAGGGGTACGCGCAGTGCGTGTTCCTCGCTCCCGAGACGTTCGCGCCGCACGGTGAGGAGTCGCTGATGTACACGCCCGCTGTCCCGGAGGGCGGCCTCGCGCGGGTGCGGGCGGCCGCGGCGGCGTGTCCGGTGCGGGCCATCCTGGTCGGGGAGCGGGCGGGTCCCGGTGCGGGGTGA
- a CDS encoding ABC transporter substrate-binding protein: MRVRTAAVAAAAVGALLLTGCSGGQGSVGGDTLTWSMWIGSSDDQKVWDGVGDTGAQASGKKVSLQGSPFADYWTKISTQLGTSAAPCIVTMQSLRVNQFADGLLPLDDLIKSTGFDTGAFDEGAVKALAVDGKQYAIPYDTGPMLLFYNKDAFAEAGVGAPEPGWTVDDFQAAATALKKKGQVALATTVEDIFLEGTILSVTGGTMIDDSGKVALDDPKTAEAVDWLAGLVKDSTATRADGADASADDNAFINGTAAAVVGGPWNSLDFKAKAKFDVGVTTIPSPEGAQKTYSAGSGFGISKTCSDPAAAFTAITAMTSEKTLATLAKDGRAFPARTAAQSAWYQNAGIDGAKAALDSALASAVPLPGSADGDKLNQLLSQYGPQMVDGQKPAADVLAEISRHLGK, encoded by the coding sequence ATGAGAGTACGGACTGCGGCCGTCGCCGCCGCGGCTGTGGGGGCCCTGCTCCTCACGGGCTGTTCCGGCGGCCAGGGCTCGGTCGGCGGCGACACCCTCACCTGGTCGATGTGGATCGGCTCGTCGGACGACCAGAAGGTCTGGGACGGCGTCGGGGACACCGGCGCGCAGGCGTCGGGCAAGAAGGTGTCCCTCCAGGGCTCGCCGTTCGCCGACTACTGGACCAAGATCTCGACGCAGCTCGGCACGTCCGCAGCGCCCTGCATCGTCACGATGCAGAGCCTGCGGGTGAACCAGTTCGCCGACGGGCTGCTGCCGCTTGACGACCTCATCAAGTCGACCGGTTTCGACACCGGAGCCTTCGACGAGGGCGCGGTGAAGGCCCTGGCCGTGGACGGCAAGCAGTACGCCATCCCCTACGACACCGGCCCCATGCTCCTCTTCTACAACAAGGACGCCTTCGCCGAGGCCGGTGTCGGCGCTCCCGAGCCGGGCTGGACCGTCGACGACTTCCAGGCCGCGGCCACCGCCCTGAAGAAGAAGGGGCAGGTCGCCCTCGCGACCACGGTCGAGGACATCTTCCTTGAAGGAACGATTCTCTCCGTCACCGGCGGCACGATGATCGACGACTCGGGCAAGGTCGCCCTCGACGACCCCAAGACGGCCGAGGCCGTCGACTGGCTCGCGGGCCTCGTCAAGGACTCCACCGCGACCAGGGCCGACGGCGCCGACGCGAGCGCCGACGACAACGCCTTCATCAACGGCACCGCCGCCGCGGTCGTGGGCGGCCCGTGGAACTCCCTCGACTTCAAGGCGAAGGCGAAGTTCGACGTCGGCGTCACGACCATCCCCTCCCCCGAGGGCGCCCAGAAGACCTACTCGGCGGGCAGCGGGTTCGGCATCTCCAAGACCTGCTCGGACCCCGCCGCCGCCTTCACCGCCATCACCGCGATGACGTCGGAGAAGACCCTCGCCACGCTCGCGAAGGACGGCCGGGCCTTCCCCGCCCGCACCGCGGCGCAGTCGGCCTGGTACCAGAACGCCGGTATCGACGGCGCGAAGGCGGCCCTGGACAGCGCGCTCGCGAGCGCCGTCCCGCTGCCGGGCAGCGCCGACGGCGACAAGCTCAACCAACTGCTCAGCCAGTACGGCCCGCAGATGGTGGACGGGCAGAAGCCGGCCGCGGACGTGCTGGCGGAGATCTCCCGCCACCTCGGAAAGTAG
- a CDS encoding carbohydrate ABC transporter permease has product MAPLPAREVTAEAAPKDHRRGARGPGRSEMAGIGFAAPHALGLALFTLLPIGIALFMSLHDWPMIGSPSWTGFANYSSLLNDPTFRTALVNTFLFVVLYVPLNLVVSLGMAAWLSPKIRHRQIFRVIFFLPTVTPIVANAVVWRMLYQPGGAIDATARSFFGITMPDFLADPHWAMIAIVVMSVWQGFGYNMIVFSSALDSVPESQLEAASLDGANAWTVFWRIKLPLISPSLFFATTMTLITSFQVFIQPYIMTRGGPGDSTVTLVQFIYNQGFTFQKLGLASAAAWVLFVIILGVTAVQFLGQKKWVHYE; this is encoded by the coding sequence ATGGCACCCCTCCCCGCACGCGAGGTGACCGCCGAGGCGGCGCCGAAGGACCACCGCCGCGGCGCCCGCGGGCCCGGCCGGTCCGAGATGGCCGGCATCGGATTCGCCGCGCCGCACGCCCTCGGGCTGGCGCTGTTCACCCTCCTGCCCATCGGCATCGCCCTGTTCATGAGCCTGCACGACTGGCCCATGATCGGCAGCCCGTCCTGGACCGGCTTCGCCAACTACAGCTCGCTGCTGAACGATCCGACGTTCCGCACGGCGCTGGTCAACACGTTCCTGTTCGTCGTCCTGTACGTGCCCCTCAACCTGGTCGTGTCCCTCGGGATGGCGGCCTGGCTCTCCCCGAAGATCAGACACCGGCAGATCTTCCGGGTCATCTTCTTCCTGCCCACCGTCACCCCGATCGTCGCCAACGCGGTGGTGTGGCGGATGCTCTACCAGCCGGGCGGCGCCATCGACGCGACGGCGCGGTCGTTCTTCGGCATCACCATGCCGGACTTCCTCGCCGACCCGCACTGGGCGATGATCGCGATCGTCGTGATGAGCGTCTGGCAGGGCTTCGGCTACAACATGATCGTCTTCTCGTCCGCGCTCGACTCCGTGCCCGAGAGTCAGCTGGAGGCCGCCTCGCTGGACGGCGCGAACGCCTGGACGGTGTTCTGGCGCATCAAACTCCCGCTGATATCACCGTCGTTGTTCTTCGCGACCACGATGACGCTCATCACCTCCTTCCAGGTGTTCATCCAGCCGTACATCATGACGCGCGGCGGTCCGGGCGACTCCACGGTCACGCTGGTGCAGTTCATCTACAACCAGGGCTTCACGTTCCAGAAGCTCGGACTGGCCTCCGCCGCGGCCTGGGTGCTGTTCGTCATCATCCTCGGCGTCACCGCCGTGCAGTTCCTCGGGCAGAAGAAGTGGGTGCACTATGAGTGA
- a CDS encoding signal peptidase I: MDDGVYVGDAGKDATVDRGWLLGHFKEHGDLRHSDAVEVKWGVHPRGEQRAQWVRGEMRTALLVLVSGRFRMEFPGRSVVLERQGEYVVWGQGVDHSWCAEDDSVVLTLRWPSVPGYVATAEEGPTGSPG; this comes from the coding sequence ATGGACGACGGCGTGTACGTGGGCGACGCAGGCAAGGACGCGACAGTGGACCGGGGTTGGCTGCTCGGTCACTTCAAGGAACACGGGGATCTCCGCCACAGCGACGCCGTGGAGGTCAAATGGGGGGTCCACCCGCGCGGTGAGCAGCGCGCGCAGTGGGTGCGGGGCGAGATGCGGACCGCGCTCCTGGTCCTCGTCTCGGGCCGGTTCCGGATGGAGTTCCCCGGCCGCAGCGTGGTGCTCGAGCGGCAGGGCGAGTACGTCGTCTGGGGGCAGGGCGTGGATCACTCCTGGTGCGCCGAGGACGACTCCGTGGTGCTGACGCTGCGGTGGCCCTCCGTACCCGGGTACGTGGCGACGGCCGAGGAGGGGCCGACGGGGTCGCCCGGCTGA
- a CDS encoding alpha-L-fucosidase, with amino-acid sequence MAMFKDAPERPQQYRQFERETPAWFKDAKLGIFVHWGPYSVPAWGEPIGALGTIDEEEWFRHNPYAEWYYNTIRIDGSPAGRHHEETYGGADYDTFLDLWKAEAFDADAVMDLVAATGARYFVPTSKHHDGVALWEAPGTGDRNTVRRGPERDLIGEFRDAAERRGIRFGVYYSGGLDWHFSQSPPIVRHIDDTLRPRDKAYADYAFDHVADLIEKYRPELLWGDIEYPDAGKPEGDKSLVELFRRFYAARPEGVANDRWGETHWDFRTSEYEQGRDSEGDGAWENCRGVGFSFGHNRLEDESHSLSGQGAVRHFLDVVSRGGNLLLNIGLTASGEVTALQRRTLEALGAWNAAHGDAVFGSRPLAAGLARPADEPWVRWTRTGQTAHAFVDAPAGTRVALDADAAALDLASATATEATTETAGGVLTVTVGNHALAGPVRVDIPLR; translated from the coding sequence ATGGCCATGTTCAAGGACGCCCCCGAGCGCCCGCAGCAGTACCGGCAGTTCGAGCGCGAGACGCCGGCCTGGTTCAAGGACGCCAAGCTCGGCATCTTCGTCCACTGGGGCCCGTACTCGGTACCGGCCTGGGGCGAGCCCATCGGGGCGCTCGGCACCATCGACGAGGAGGAGTGGTTCAGGCACAACCCGTACGCCGAGTGGTACTACAACACCATCCGCATCGACGGCAGTCCGGCCGGGCGACACCACGAGGAGACCTACGGCGGGGCCGACTACGACACGTTCCTCGACCTGTGGAAGGCCGAGGCGTTCGACGCCGACGCCGTCATGGACCTCGTCGCCGCCACCGGCGCCCGCTACTTCGTGCCCACCTCCAAGCACCACGACGGCGTCGCCCTCTGGGAGGCGCCGGGCACCGGCGACCGCAACACCGTGCGCCGCGGCCCCGAGCGCGACCTGATCGGCGAGTTCCGCGACGCCGCCGAACGCCGGGGCATCCGCTTCGGCGTGTACTACTCCGGCGGCCTCGACTGGCACTTCAGCCAGAGCCCGCCCATCGTGCGCCACATCGACGACACCCTGCGCCCCCGCGACAAGGCGTACGCCGACTACGCGTTCGACCATGTCGCCGACCTCATCGAGAAGTACCGGCCCGAACTCCTGTGGGGCGACATCGAGTACCCGGACGCGGGCAAGCCCGAGGGCGACAAGAGCCTCGTCGAACTCTTCCGCCGCTTCTACGCGGCCCGCCCCGAGGGCGTCGCCAACGACCGCTGGGGCGAGACCCATTGGGACTTCCGCACCAGCGAGTACGAGCAGGGCCGCGACAGCGAGGGCGACGGCGCCTGGGAGAACTGCCGAGGCGTCGGCTTCTCCTTCGGCCACAACCGGCTGGAGGACGAGTCCCACTCGCTGAGCGGGCAGGGCGCGGTCCGGCACTTCCTCGACGTCGTCTCGCGCGGCGGCAACCTGCTGCTGAACATCGGCCTCACCGCCTCGGGCGAGGTCACCGCCCTGCAGCGGCGCACCCTCGAAGCGCTCGGCGCGTGGAACGCGGCGCACGGCGACGCCGTCTTCGGCTCCCGCCCGCTCGCCGCCGGCCTCGCCAGGCCCGCCGACGAGCCCTGGGTCCGCTGGACCCGTACCGGGCAGACCGCGCACGCCTTCGTGGACGCCCCCGCGGGCACCCGGGTGGCCCTCGACGCCGACGCCGCCGCGCTCGACCTCGCGTCGGCCACCGCGACCGAGGCCACCACGGAGACCGCCGGCGGCGTGCTCACCGTGACGGTCGGGAACCACGCCCTGGCGGGACCGGTCCGGGTGGACATCCCGCTGCGCTGA
- a CDS encoding LacI family DNA-binding transcriptional regulator, giving the protein MEQPRKRSRPGRNPAPEGRTSRPRQAEVARLAGVSQATVSLVLSAKAQGAAISDETRRRVLDAARSLGYVPDPAAQRLAAARNNLLGVFSFTATFPTDVEHSYYPFLVGVEREAAARGFDLVLFTGSSSGGAGAAGPDALTRVRLADGCLFLGRHAPLAELKRMVADGFPLVHLGRRDELEGLAWVGADYVSASREVVGHLAGAGHRRAVLIREDDDAPASTDRQQGFLDGLDACGLPGGPGAVFRSAAPAEDLTPERLRRWLDEGVTAFVAEETDTGAVWRALLAAVDAAGLSCPRDLSLALLGSPPPDLAGAPMPTGFDIPRTQLGAAAVRLLAALVAGEEAGEPLVACAFRPGSTSGRPPTHH; this is encoded by the coding sequence GTGGAGCAGCCGAGGAAGCGGTCAAGGCCGGGCCGGAACCCCGCACCCGAGGGGCGCACCTCGCGCCCTCGGCAGGCGGAGGTCGCGCGCCTCGCCGGGGTCTCCCAGGCCACGGTCTCGCTGGTGCTGTCGGCGAAGGCGCAGGGGGCGGCGATCTCCGACGAGACCCGCCGCCGGGTCCTGGACGCGGCCCGCAGCCTCGGCTACGTCCCCGATCCCGCCGCCCAGCGGCTGGCCGCGGCGCGCAACAACCTGCTCGGGGTCTTCAGTTTCACCGCCACCTTCCCCACCGACGTCGAGCACTCCTACTACCCCTTCCTCGTCGGGGTGGAGCGGGAGGCGGCGGCGCGCGGCTTCGACCTGGTGCTGTTCACCGGGTCGAGTTCCGGCGGCGCGGGGGCGGCGGGACCCGACGCGCTGACCCGGGTCCGGCTCGCCGACGGCTGTCTCTTCCTCGGCCGGCACGCCCCGCTCGCCGAGCTGAAGCGGATGGTCGCCGACGGGTTCCCGCTGGTGCACCTGGGCCGCCGTGACGAGTTGGAGGGTCTCGCCTGGGTCGGGGCCGACTATGTGAGCGCCAGCCGCGAGGTGGTCGGGCATCTCGCCGGGGCGGGTCACCGCCGGGCCGTCCTGATCCGTGAGGACGACGACGCGCCCGCCTCGACCGACCGTCAGCAGGGCTTCCTCGACGGCCTCGACGCGTGCGGGCTGCCGGGCGGACCCGGTGCCGTGTTCCGTAGCGCCGCCCCCGCCGAGGACCTCACGCCCGAGCGGCTGCGCCGCTGGCTCGACGAGGGGGTCACCGCGTTCGTCGCCGAGGAGACCGACACCGGGGCCGTCTGGCGCGCTCTCCTCGCGGCCGTCGACGCGGCCGGGCTCTCCTGCCCGCGCGATCTCTCCCTCGCGCTCCTCGGCAGTCCCCCGCCGGATCTCGCGGGGGCGCCGATGCCCACCGGGTTCGACATCCCCCGCACCCAGTTGGGGGCGGCGGCGGTCCGGCTGCTCGCGGCCCTCGTCGCGGGTGAGGAGGCCGGTGAGCCGCTGGTCGCCTGTGCCTTCAGGCCGGGTTCGACCTCCGGGAGGCCGCCCACGCACCACTGA
- a CDS encoding carbohydrate ABC transporter permease, which produces MSDVLPRGRGVRKLRPAVGYTLLVLVALLFMSPLIFMVGTSLKAPSEIFSTPPSLFGSTLEWGNYSEVFSYAPFTRYLVNGVVVATSGTLVTLAVSALSGYAFSRLRWRGRTATFTVFLATMMLPQEVIIVPAFVLMRELGWVNTYQALIVPWAFTALGAFLLRQFFLTVPQELEDAARIDGLGRLGTFFRIMLPLARPTLAVLAVFTFITYWNSFLWPLVIVNDVSTLGTIPLGLQQFFGQQGTQWHLIMAASVISMLPSTVLLIALQRYLVRGIVTSGLGGR; this is translated from the coding sequence ATGAGTGACGTCCTCCCCCGCGGACGGGGCGTCAGGAAGCTTCGCCCCGCGGTCGGTTACACGCTGCTCGTCCTGGTCGCGCTGCTGTTCATGTCGCCGCTGATCTTCATGGTCGGGACCTCGCTGAAGGCGCCGTCGGAGATCTTCTCCACCCCGCCGTCCCTGTTCGGCTCGACGCTCGAATGGGGCAACTACTCCGAGGTCTTCTCCTACGCGCCGTTCACCCGCTACCTCGTCAACGGCGTCGTCGTCGCGACCAGCGGCACCCTCGTCACCCTCGCGGTGTCGGCGCTCTCCGGGTACGCCTTCTCCCGGCTGCGCTGGCGCGGCAGGACCGCCACCTTCACGGTCTTCCTCGCGACGATGATGCTGCCCCAGGAAGTCATCATCGTGCCGGCGTTCGTGCTGATGCGGGAGTTGGGGTGGGTCAACACCTACCAGGCGCTCATCGTGCCCTGGGCGTTCACCGCGCTCGGCGCGTTCCTGCTGCGCCAGTTCTTCCTGACCGTCCCGCAGGAGCTTGAGGACGCCGCCCGCATCGACGGGCTCGGCCGGCTCGGCACGTTCTTCCGCATCATGCTCCCGCTGGCCAGGCCCACCCTGGCGGTGCTCGCCGTCTTCACCTTCATCACCTACTGGAACTCGTTCCTGTGGCCGCTGGTGATCGTCAACGACGTCTCCACCCTCGGCACCATCCCGCTCGGCCTCCAGCAGTTCTTCGGCCAGCAGGGCACCCAGTGGCACCTCATCATGGCCGCCTCGGTGATCTCCATGCTGCCGTCCACCGTCCTGCTCATCGCCCTCCAGCGCTACCTCGTACGCGGCATCGTCACCTCGGGCCTCGGCGGCCGCTGA
- a CDS encoding glycosyltransferase, which yields MRVLLSTYGTRGDVEPLVALAVRLRARGAEVRMCAPPDEEFAERLAGLGVSLVPVGPPVRELTRGTGLPSDAELARYRSELLDTQFALLPAALDGCDVLVAAGLAQIAARSVAEAAGVRYVYVSYAAVHLPSPHHAPPPRPGWPKPTETDNRTLWALDAELLDAQYAEQLNAHRAALGLPPVGTVRDHVLTDRPWLAADPAVGPWRTIPGLEVVQTGTWSLPDERPLPDDLLTFLDAGAPPVYVGFGSMSPARDIARGVIEALRAQGHRALVSRGWAGLGLIDDGDDCFAVGEVNHQRLFGRVAAVVHHGGAGTTVTAARAGVPQLLVTAPISDNPYWAGQVAELGVGAALEGPAPSAESLGVALENVLAPETRERARALAAEIRTDGAAVAAGLLMGDLRPA from the coding sequence ATGCGGGTGTTGTTGTCCACCTACGGGACGCGCGGCGATGTCGAGCCGCTGGTGGCACTCGCGGTGCGGCTCAGGGCCCGCGGAGCCGAGGTGCGGATGTGCGCCCCGCCGGACGAGGAGTTCGCCGAGCGGCTGGCAGGGCTCGGGGTGAGCCTGGTGCCCGTCGGGCCGCCGGTGCGGGAGCTGACACGCGGGACGGGGCTGCCGTCGGACGCGGAGCTGGCCCGGTACCGGAGCGAACTGCTCGACACCCAGTTCGCCCTGCTCCCCGCCGCGCTCGACGGCTGTGACGTGCTGGTGGCGGCCGGGCTCGCGCAGATCGCCGCCCGGTCCGTGGCCGAGGCCGCGGGTGTCCGCTACGTGTACGTGAGTTACGCGGCGGTCCACCTGCCGTCGCCGCACCACGCGCCACCGCCGCGACCCGGCTGGCCGAAGCCGACGGAGACCGACAACCGGACACTGTGGGCGCTGGACGCCGAGCTGCTCGACGCGCAGTACGCCGAGCAGCTCAACGCCCATCGGGCGGCGCTCGGTCTGCCGCCGGTCGGCACCGTCCGCGACCATGTCCTCACCGACCGGCCGTGGCTGGCCGCCGACCCGGCCGTGGGACCGTGGCGGACGATCCCGGGCCTGGAGGTCGTCCAGACCGGAACCTGGAGCCTGCCGGACGAACGCCCGCTCCCCGACGACCTGTTGACGTTCCTCGACGCGGGCGCTCCGCCGGTCTACGTGGGGTTCGGCAGCATGAGCCCGGCGCGGGACATCGCCCGCGGGGTCATCGAGGCGCTCCGCGCCCAGGGGCACCGGGCGCTCGTCTCCCGGGGCTGGGCCGGGCTGGGCCTGATCGACGACGGGGACGACTGCTTCGCCGTCGGCGAGGTCAACCACCAGCGGCTGTTCGGCAGGGTGGCCGCCGTGGTGCACCATGGCGGGGCCGGCACGACGGTGACGGCCGCCCGTGCGGGCGTGCCCCAACTCCTGGTGACCGCGCCGATATCGGACAACCCGTACTGGGCCGGGCAGGTCGCGGAACTCGGCGTCGGGGCCGCCCTCGAAGGTCCCGCTCCGTCCGCGGAGTCGCTGGGCGTCGCCCTCGAGAACGTTCTCGCGCCCGAGACCCGGGAGCGGGCGCGGGCGCTGGCCGCCGAGATCCGCACCGACGGGGCCGCGGTGGCCGCGGGCCTGCTCATGGGCGACCTTCGTCCGGCGTGA
- a CDS encoding FAD-dependent oxidoreductase yields MNREADILIVGGGLGGVAAALAACRAGRRVVLTEETDWLGGQLTSQAVPPDEHPWVEQFGTTASYRQLREGIRQFYRQWYPLRSEAMALADLNPGAGRVSKLCHEPRVALAVVEAMLAPHRAAGLLTVLTDHRPVGAETDHDLVRSVTLEHRHDGARTTVAARYVLDATETGELLELADVEHALGAEARSEFDEPHAPDVADPLNQQGITVCFALSHHEGEDHTIERPADYDFWRAYRPDFWPGPLLGFEAPDPRSLEPVPRTFLPNPEQDPLDVSADQSADAGDKELWGFRRILARRMHRPGAFDSDITLVNWPLNDYWLKPLVGAGPQGAAEAVDGARQLSLSVLHWLQTEAPRADGGTGFPGLRPRPDVTGTPDGLAKAPYVREARRVKAVTTVTEHDVAIDLVGAYGGTRYRDSVGIGGYRIDLHPSTGGDSYVDIGSVPFEIPLGALVPRRVRNLLPAGKNIGTTHITNGCYRLHPVEWNVGEVAGALAAHCLAEGVEPRQVQEQEKRFEEFATLLDRAGVQRHWPDVRGY; encoded by the coding sequence GTGAACCGGGAAGCCGACATCCTCATCGTGGGCGGCGGGCTCGGCGGAGTCGCCGCCGCTCTCGCCGCCTGCCGGGCCGGGCGCCGCGTGGTGCTCACCGAGGAGACCGACTGGCTGGGCGGACAGCTCACCTCGCAGGCCGTGCCGCCCGACGAGCACCCGTGGGTCGAGCAGTTCGGCACGACCGCCTCGTACCGTCAACTCCGCGAGGGTATACGCCAGTTCTACCGCCAGTGGTATCCGCTGCGGTCCGAGGCGATGGCGCTCGCCGACCTCAACCCGGGCGCGGGACGGGTCAGCAAGCTGTGCCACGAGCCGCGGGTCGCGCTGGCCGTCGTCGAGGCGATGCTGGCACCGCACCGGGCCGCCGGTCTGCTGACCGTGCTCACCGACCACCGTCCGGTCGGGGCCGAGACGGACCACGACCTGGTGCGGTCGGTGACCCTGGAGCACCGGCACGACGGGGCGCGGACCACCGTGGCCGCCCGCTACGTCCTGGACGCCACCGAGACCGGCGAGCTCCTCGAACTGGCCGACGTGGAGCACGCCCTGGGCGCCGAGGCGCGGTCCGAGTTCGACGAGCCGCACGCCCCTGACGTCGCCGATCCGCTCAACCAGCAGGGCATCACGGTCTGTTTCGCGCTCTCGCACCACGAGGGCGAGGACCACACCATCGAGCGCCCGGCCGACTACGACTTCTGGCGCGCGTACCGGCCCGACTTCTGGCCGGGCCCGCTGCTCGGCTTCGAGGCGCCCGACCCGCGCTCCCTCGAACCCGTGCCGCGCACCTTCCTGCCCAACCCGGAGCAGGACCCGCTCGACGTCAGCGCCGACCAGAGCGCCGACGCCGGTGACAAGGAACTGTGGGGTTTCCGCCGCATCCTGGCCCGCCGGATGCACCGTCCTGGCGCCTTCGACTCCGACATCACCCTCGTCAACTGGCCGCTGAACGACTACTGGTTGAAGCCGCTCGTCGGCGCCGGACCGCAGGGCGCCGCCGAAGCGGTCGACGGGGCACGGCAGTTGTCGCTCTCGGTGCTGCACTGGCTCCAGACTGAGGCGCCCCGCGCGGACGGCGGCACCGGCTTCCCCGGGCTGCGTCCGCGCCCCGATGTGACGGGCACACCGGACGGCCTCGCCAAGGCGCCGTACGTGCGTGAGGCCCGTCGCGTCAAGGCCGTCACCACCGTCACCGAGCACGACGTGGCGATCGACCTGGTCGGCGCCTACGGCGGCACCCGGTACCGGGACTCCGTCGGAATCGGCGGCTACCGCATCGACCTGCACCCCTCGACCGGCGGCGACAGCTACGTGGACATCGGCTCGGTGCCCTTCGAGATCCCTCTCGGGGCGCTGGTGCCGCGCCGGGTCCGCAATCTGCTCCCGGCCGGCAAGAACATCGGCACGACCCACATCACGAACGGCTGCTACCGGCTGCATCCCGTGGAGTGGAACGTCGGCGAGGTCGCCGGAGCCCTCGCCGCGCACTGTCTGGCCGAGGGCGTCGAACCGCGTCAGGTGCAGGAACAGGAGAAGCGGTTCGAGGAGTTCGCGACGCTCCTCGACCGGGCGGGCGTCCAGCGCCACTGGCCCGACGTACGGGGCTACTGA